CAGTGGTCGTGACCGCCAGCGGTATGGAGCAAAGTGCCAAGGATGCTCCCGCCTCCCTGACCGTCATCACTCAGGACGACATCAAAAAAAGCGGTTATACCTCTGTGGCGCAAGCAGTCAGTAAAGTGGAAGGCGTGTATATGGTGGGAGGCGATCCCAATAGCCGCGATATTGCCATTCGTGGCCTGCCTGGCGAGTACACATTGATCATGGTGGACGGCAAGCGCCAGAATACACGCGAAACCATGAACCGCGGTACCGGCGGCGTCCAGTATGAATTCATGCCGCCGCTGGCGGCCATTGAACGCATCGAAGTGGTGCGCGGGCCCATGTCTTCCCTGTATGGTTCAGATGCAATGGGGGGCGTGGTCAATATCATTACCAAGAAGGTGCCCAAAGAATGGTCGGTTGCCCTGGACAGTTCTGTCACCCTGCAGACCGACAACGACTATGGCAATGGGCGCGAAGCCCAGTTCTGGCTTGGCGGGCCGATCAAGGACGAGGTTTTGGGTCTGCAGATTTATGGCTCATATGACGATCAGACCGAAGGCAGCAATCACTTTTCCAATGTGTCCGGCCCCTATGGCAGGAATAATAAGAGCATAGGACTGAAACTGGCGGCTAAACTGGCCGAAAATCAGGACCTGGTGTTTGATGTGGCTTCGCAGCGCCTGACGACCGAAGCAACCCCGGGCAAATCAATCCAGCCTTCGCTGCCGTGGAACAAGGTGCAATATCGTCGCACGTCATTCGGGCTGACACATACCGGACACTGGCGTCTGGGCGAATCGAAAATCTCCCTGTATCGTGAGACCAACGACCAGGAAAACTGGCCCAAAACCGGCGAATACACCGAGAATCGCCGTATCGTCAATACGACCCTGGATGCCACGTTCAGCATGCCGTTCACTTCGCACACGTTGCGCTTCGGTGGCCAGTATCTGCACAGCCGTCTGGATGGTATTCAGAAAGAGGCTGCTTTTGCCAACTATCCGACTAATACCAATGAAGTGTCACTGAGCAATTATGCGTTGTTCATTGAGGACGATTACTATGTAACCGACCGGTTCACCGTGACCGCCGGGGTTCGCATGGACCACGACGAGCGCTTCGGAATCCACTGGTCCCCGCGGCTTTACGGCGTCTATCATTTGACCGATGCGCTCACGATCAAGGGCGGGATTGCCAGCGGTTTTAAGGCGCCGACCATTCGCCAGAGCACGCCAGGTTATTGCATGTCCACCGGGGGTAACTCCGGTTTTCGTGGACCGCTTTGCGGCAATCCCGATCTTGAGCCGGAAACCAGCGTGACTCAGGAGCTTGGACTGGTGTATGACTGGGCAGAAGGCAGTAATTTTTCCGCAACGCTGTTCAATACCAATTTCAAGAACAAGGTCGCCAGCTACGATACCGGCAGGCAGGATCCGCTGAATCCGGGCACTAAAAATCACTTGTATGTTTACGACAATATTGACAAAGTACAGATCTACGGCGTGGAGCTGGGCCTGAATCTGCCGCTGACCGATACGCTGCGTCTGTCTTCGAACTACACGTACACCAAGTCCAAGCGCAAAGGCGGTGGTGAGGTTGCATTTAACGGCCGCTCGCTGGATGGAGAGCCGCTGGAAACCACGCCGGAGCATGTACTGAACATGCGCCTGGACTGGCAGCCCAGTGACCGGCTGTCTGCCTATCTGCGCTGGAATCTGACCGGCAAATCTTATTACGCAGCCTATCGCAATGGCGCCATGGATGTGCGCACGCGCCCGGGCGGCGCGACATTTGATGTAGGCGGTAGCTATCAGGTCAACAAGAATCTGGCACTGCGTCTTGCGGTACTGAATGTGACCGATCACAAAACGCCACTGGATCTGCGTACCCGCTACGAAGGGTTGGACGGCAACTGGATGGTTGACCAGGGTCGCCGTGTATGGCTTGGCGCCAGCATCAATTTCTAGGATTGCCTGTGCCAGGAATGCTCAAAAAGTGGATCTCTGCAGCATGGCTGATCGGTATGTTACTGATCAGTCTGCCCGCAAGCGCCCAGATAGAAATCACCGATCAGGCAGGACGGACGGTGCGCCTGGCACAGCCGGCGCAGCGTATCTTTTTTTCCGAGCCTGGCGACTTCACGGTCATGGCCATGCTGGAAGAGAATCCGGCCAAACGCATTGTGGCGTGGAACCGTTGGCGCCTGGACAAGCATACGCTGGCTCACTGGCGCAGCATTGACCCGGTTGCGTTCGACAAGATCAACCAGATGGTGATTGATGGTCCGCAAAATCTGAATGCGGAAATGCTGATTGCCAATCAGCCGGACCTGGTGGTGCTTGACCATTTTTTTGCCAATGCAAAGCAGACGATTGCCCGACTGGAGCAAGCCGGCATACCGGTAGCTGTGCTCAATCTGGAAGCGGATCTGCGCGACCGTAACGCCACCGAAGGTCTGGAGAAGATGGCCATCCTGATCGGCCGGGAGCAACGTGGTCGAGAAGTCGCAGACTTTATTGTTCGTCATGTGCAGCGCATCACGCAACGCGTGGCCAGGCTCAGGGAGCAGCAGGCGGCCTTGCCAACGGTGTTGATGGAGCCGCATGCCGGCACGGGTCCCTGTTGCATGTCGGTGGGCTCGGGGGTGCTCATGGGCGATCTTGTTCAAATGGCGGGCGGCAAGCTGCTGGGCAGCGAGATTGTTGAAGGACTATCCGCTCAACTGAGCGCCGAATATGTCATTGCCAGTAATCCCGAAGTTTATATCGGCACGGGCGGTCGCCATATTGAAGCGCGTGGCGGTCTGCTACTGGGGCCGGACATTGACGCTGCCGCCAGCCGTGCCAGTCTGCAGCGCGTTACCCAGCGGATTGGTATTGCCCAGACCAGTGCCGTACGCAATCAACGTACCTATGGCATCTGGCACAGCGGCTACCCCATTGTCAATCTGGAACTGATCGCCACCTGGTTGCATCCCGAACTGTTCAGCGATGTGGATCCCATGGCCACGCTGGACGAGATCAACCAGCGCTTCATGGCCAAGCCGCTGAGCGGCACTTTCTGGGTTACGCCAAACCCGACACAAAAAGCCCACTAATGCAATTTGAACACACATTTCTCGCGACCCCGGACGCAGAGACTGCCGCGATCCATGCGCGCTGGCAACAGCACAGGCGCGTCATGCGTCGCCGCCGCTGCATCGTGGCGGCACTGGCCCTGCTGGCACTGGTAGCCGCGCTTATCGATCTTTTTACCGGCAGTGCGGCGCTAACGCCGGCGCAGGTCATACAGGCTTGTGGAACCCGGATTCGCTGACAACGCCGATGCGGGTCGTGCTGTGGCAGGTCAGGCTGCCTGTGGCGCTCATGGCGCTGCTGGTTGGCGCTGCGCTGGCCCTTGCCGGCGCTGAAATGCAAACCATTTTGAATAATCCGCTGGCCGAGCCTTTCACGCTGGGTGTTTCGTCATCGGCAGCACTGGGGGCAGCGCTGGCCATTGTGCTGGACTGGGGGGTGATTGGCAGCAACGCTAACTGGCTGGTGCCTGCCAATGCGTTTGTGTTCGCCTTGACTTCGCTCATGCTGCTGCAGCTTCTGGCGCAATGGCGCGGCGCCCAGGCGCAGACACTGGTGCTTTTCGGGATTGCCATCGGTTTTTCTGCCGGTGCATTGCTCTCGCTGTTGCAGTTTATGGCCAGCGAAGAAGCGCTTGCGCAACTGGTGTTCTGGAGCATGGGCAGCCTTGCCCGTGCTGATTGGCAGAGTGTCGCCATTGTCGCGGCGACCCTGGCCGTGACTCTGCCATTTTCGTGGCTTGCGGCCGGTCAACTGACGGCGCTGCGTCTGGGCGAGGAGCGTGCCCGCAGTTTTGGTATTGATGTGACCTCACTGCGGCGTTGGGCGTTGGTGCGCATCAGCTTGCTTGCGGCCACTGCCGTGGCGTTCGTGGGCACGGTGGGATTTGTCGGTCTGGTCGCGCCGCATGTAGCCAGGATGATTGTCGGCGATGGGCATCGTTACCTGTTGCCGGCCAGCGTGCTGATTGGCGCAGCACTGGTTGCGCTGGCTTCTGTCGCCAGCAAGTCATTGCTGCCAGGCATTACGCTTCCCATCGGCATTGTGACGGCGCTGGTGGGCCTGCCGGTCTTTATGGGGCTGATCCTGCGTCGCAGCGGGGGGCGGGAATGAGCGCCGGGCCGAATCTGCATATTGAGAACCTGGGTGTTCACTACCGACAGCGTACCGTGCTTTGTGGTGTTGACCTGCATGATATCCAGCCCGGCCAGCTGATCGCGCTGGCTGGCCCCAATGCCGCCGGCAAGTCTACCCTGCTCAAGGCGATTGCGGGTCTGGTGACGGCCAGCGGGCAGATTCGTTATGGACACGAAAACTGGTCTGGCTGGTCTGCCGGCAAGCGGGTGCCCATATTGGCTTTATGCCCCAGACCGCTGCGGAAAGCAGCAACCTGACGGTACTGGAAGCCACCCTGGTGGCATTGCAGTGCGGACGGACCGGCGCGCGTAAAGATGATGAATTGACTGCCTTGCGCATGATCGAACATCTGGGGATTGGCGAGCTGGCCCTGCGCCAGCTGCAGGCGTTGTCGGGAGGCCAGCGGCAACTGGCCGCACTGGCCCAGGCCGTGGTGCGCGGCAGCCCGATCCTGTTGCTGGATGAGCCGGTCAGCGCATTGGATCTGGCGCATCAATGGCAGGTGATGAATGTGGCGCGCCGCCTGGCCAATGAAGGAAGGATTGTCATTGTTGTATTGCACGATCTGGCGCTTGCGGCGCAATGGGCAGATAGCATCGCCATTTTGCATAACCAGCGCATACATGCATTTGGCCGCCCCAATGCCATTATTACCGATGCCCTGCTGCGGGATGTATGGGGCGTGCAGGCGCGCGTTCGTACCTGCGAGCAAGGGCGTCCTTTTGTACTTGTAGATGCTGTCACGACCGATATGAATGGCTCAGGCCGTCAGACAACCACAGGATAATTCATGATGACTGCTTTTCAGACGAGCACAATTGTTCAGCTCGATAACGCCGAAAATGTACTGGGACAGATTCTGGCGCATCTGCACGAACACGACCTTTTTGCCGTTCGGCGGGACAATAGCTGGCAAGTGGACTATGCCGATGCAAAGATAAGCTTCACCGCGCAGGCAGATGGCCTGCATGCGCAGGTTGCAGCGCCTTCTGAGTCGTCGCTGTATGAAGGCAGAATGATGGTTTTTCATCATATTCAGGAGTTCGGCAACTGCCCACCACAGGCTATCCAATGGCAGGGTGACAATGTGAAACTCGAACGGCCCCCGGCGTTTCGCCTGATCACAGTTCAGGCCGTGTCCGAAATTGGCCCGCATATGCGCGCGTGCGATTCGGCTCTGACGATCTGGTTCGTTACGACCGTGAGGATAATATTCATTGCAAGCTCATTTTTCCGCAACCCGGTGTGCTCGATCCAGAATGGCCCACTCTGACTGCCAACGGTATGCCGAATTTTCCCAAGGGTGACAAGCGCCTGGATATACGCACCTATACGATCCGGCGCATTCATGCGCAGCAGGGGTGGTTTGAAGTAGACTTTGTGCTGCACGAGGATGCCGGCCCGGGCTCGCGCTGGGCGGCACAGGCCACCAAGGGCCAGCAAATCGGCCTTTCAGGCCCTGGCGGGCGCACTGCCAGTCCTGCCGGCTGGATGTTGCTGGCTGGTGATGAAACCGCCTTGCCGGCCATTGCACGCATCGGTGAGGCGCTGCCCGCCGCCACAACCGGTGTTGTGATCATCGAAGTGCAGACGCCTGCCGACCAGATCCCGCTATCAATGCCGGCAGGAATGACGGTGCAATGGCTTCATCGGGCGGGCGAGCCGGCGGGTACAACGACATTGCTCAGTGATGCCATTCAGGCATGTTCCATTGCAGCAGATGCTGACCGGTTCGTTTGGGTGGGGCAGAGTTTTCCACCGCTCAAGCGGTACGCGCCTGGCTGCGCGATACCGTTGGCCTGGGCAGCAAGGAACAACTGGTTGTTGCATACTGGCGTCGCGGTCTGGACGAAACACAGATGAAAAGTGCGCCGGCAAGGCAGACCGCCGAGCCGCAAGGGACGCAGGCGGGCCCATGAACGAGTCCGCTGAAGACGGCTCGTCGCCTTCGCCTCCGCGGGGTAAGTTAGCAGTTACGGGCAAGCGGCGGCAGTGGTCCCGCATGACGCTGGATCTGGATCCGTTGATCCATTCGCCTGCCTTTCGCAGCCTGTATCTTGCCCGTTCCGTTTCCCTGCTGTCGATTGCTATTTTAGCCGTTGCTGTTGCCTGGCAGGTGTACGCGATCAGCGGTTCGTCATTGCACGTGGCGGGTGTCAGCATCGGCCTGGCTGCGGGATCCCTGCTCGGTCTGGTTTGGGGCGGCGCCTGGCGGATCGGGGTGATCGCCGGCGTATCATGATTTGGGGGCGCAGTGGTTATGTGGCGGTGGTCGTACTGCTGTGCGCAAACAGCCTGCGGGCAGAGCCGGGGCTGGCAGAAATCTACCTGGCAACGCTTCTGAGCGGGCTGACTAGTGGCATCAGCGCGCCGGCATTGATGGCCGCCATGCCGCGCCTGGTGGCGCCGCATCAGTTGGCCGCGGCGGGCGCGCTTAATGCGCTGACCATGGAACTGAGCCGTCTGATCGGTCCGCTTATTGCGGGGGCGTTGCTGGCGCAGATCGGGCTGGCTGCCTGTTTTCTCGTGGTGCTGGTGGGCGCCGCACTGGTTCCCATCCTGCTTGCCCGCCTGCCGCGCAATTTGCTGCAGCCTGAAGGCCAGACAGATCGGATGCAGACAGTCAAACCACCGGTTTATGTGCAATGGCGCGACGGTTTGCTCTACGTGCGACACAACCGGATCATTGCCTGTTTACTGGGGTTGGACCTGGTCATGATGCTGTTTGCCAGTGTGCATGTATTGATGCCGCAATTGGCGCGGGAAGTATTGCAAGGCGGACCGCAAATGGTTGGTTATCTGTATGCGGCGCCGGCCTGTGGCGCCTTGCTGGTGGCGCTTACCTCGGGCTGGACGCGCCAGTTGGCCCGCCCGGGGCGACTGGTGGTAGTGTGCGCGTTGCTCTGGGGTATGGCAATTGCTTTTACCGGCGTGGCCGCTGGCGGCCTCACGCAGGGCCTGCCGTGGGGTGTGTGGCCCATACTGGTGTTTCTGGCCATGGCCGGCATGCCGATACGGCGTCCGATATTGTTCGTGGTGCCTTATTGCAGATACATACGCCGGACGCCCTGCGTGGTCGTGTTTCCGGCTTGTGGCTTTTGCAGGGCTATCTGGGGCCCGCCCTGGGCGGCTTGCAGGCTGGCGCTCTGGCCAGTGTGTGGTCACCGGGTCGCGCGCTGGTGATTGGCGGCTCGGCCTGTGCACTGGCGGTAGGCTTGTTTGCCGGCGTTTCCAGCACGGGCTTGCGCCAATCATTATGGCAAGCGGACATTAAAACCGGGACCGGGCGCAGTGAAACGGGATGAAGCGTCATAGTGTTGCGACCATAAATGGCGGCCCCGCAGGTCATGACTGGATTGATTGTGCTATGTCGCTTGCGATTTTTCCGGATCGGACAGGCCGGTACTGGCAATCACCGCTGATTTGAGCGACTCGATCCATTCCTGATCGTTCACCGACTGCGCAAGAAAACCCGCACCAACCATGGCTGCAAAAAGCACCAGAATGTCCTGTTCGGACATGGCCGTTTTCCCGTCCGGTGGCCTCGCTTGCAGGGCTGCTGCACGAAAGTGCCTGTATAGCTCTTCTGTGTGCGAGCCGTACAGACCAACTGTTTCGGTGCCCGTCGCTTCGTGGCTGACATGCGGTGCAAAGGCAAGAATAGGGCAGGTTTGGCCTGCCTGTTTTTTTCTGAAATACTGCTGGATCAGCACCTGCAGGCCGCCATGTGCTGCCTCCCGATT
Above is a window of Advenella kashmirensis WT001 DNA encoding:
- a CDS encoding TonB-dependent receptor domain-containing protein — protein: MIQYDLAVSKWGGGRTPCAFKGVTNQLGIQGISNENVRQAQERQTVWDRHGTCANGAGAVFSGAVHAQEKAPVATLDAVVVTASGMEQSAKDAPASLTVITQDDIKKSGYTSVAQAVSKVEGVYMVGGDPNSRDIAIRGLPGEYTLIMVDGKRQNTRETMNRGTGGVQYEFMPPLAAIERIEVVRGPMSSLYGSDAMGGVVNIITKKVPKEWSVALDSSVTLQTDNDYGNGREAQFWLGGPIKDEVLGLQIYGSYDDQTEGSNHFSNVSGPYGRNNKSIGLKLAAKLAENQDLVFDVASQRLTTEATPGKSIQPSLPWNKVQYRRTSFGLTHTGHWRLGESKISLYRETNDQENWPKTGEYTENRRIVNTTLDATFSMPFTSHTLRFGGQYLHSRLDGIQKEAAFANYPTNTNEVSLSNYALFIEDDYYVTDRFTVTAGVRMDHDERFGIHWSPRLYGVYHLTDALTIKGGIASGFKAPTIRQSTPGYCMSTGGNSGFRGPLCGNPDLEPETSVTQELGLVYDWAEGSNFSATLFNTNFKNKVASYDTGRQDPLNPGTKNHLYVYDNIDKVQIYGVELGLNLPLTDTLRLSSNYTYTKSKRKGGGEVAFNGRSLDGEPLETTPEHVLNMRLDWQPSDRLSAYLRWNLTGKSYYAAYRNGAMDVRTRPGGATFDVGGSYQVNKNLALRLAVLNVTDHKTPLDLRTRYEGLDGNWMVDQGRRVWLGASINF
- a CDS encoding ABC transporter substrate-binding protein, with the translated sequence MLKKWISAAWLIGMLLISLPASAQIEITDQAGRTVRLAQPAQRIFFSEPGDFTVMAMLEENPAKRIVAWNRWRLDKHTLAHWRSIDPVAFDKINQMVIDGPQNLNAEMLIANQPDLVVLDHFFANAKQTIARLEQAGIPVAVLNLEADLRDRNATEGLEKMAILIGREQRGREVADFIVRHVQRITQRVARLREQQAALPTVLMEPHAGTGPCCMSVGSGVLMGDLVQMAGGKLLGSEIVEGLSAQLSAEYVIASNPEVYIGTGGRHIEARGGLLLGPDIDAAASRASLQRVTQRIGIAQTSAVRNQRTYGIWHSGYPIVNLELIATWLHPELFSDVDPMATLDEINQRFMAKPLSGTFWVTPNPTQKAH
- a CDS encoding FecCD family ABC transporter permease, whose amino-acid sequence is MWNPDSLTTPMRVVLWQVRLPVALMALLVGAALALAGAEMQTILNNPLAEPFTLGVSSSAALGAALAIVLDWGVIGSNANWLVPANAFVFALTSLMLLQLLAQWRGAQAQTLVLFGIAIGFSAGALLSLLQFMASEEALAQLVFWSMGSLARADWQSVAIVAATLAVTLPFSWLAAGQLTALRLGEERARSFGIDVTSLRRWALVRISLLAATAVAFVGTVGFVGLVAPHVARMIVGDGHRYLLPASVLIGAALVALASVASKSLLPGITLPIGIVTALVGLPVFMGLILRRSGGRE
- a CDS encoding ATP-binding cassette domain-containing protein, whose protein sequence is MSAGPNLHIENLGVHYRQRTVLCGVDLHDIQPGQLIALAGPNAAGKSTLLKAIAGLVTASGQIRYGHENWSGWSAGKRVPILALCPRPLRKAAT
- a CDS encoding ABC transporter ATP-binding protein; this encodes MPQTAAESSNLTVLEATLVALQCGRTGARKDDELTALRMIEHLGIGELALRQLQALSGGQRQLAALAQAVVRGSPILLLDEPVSALDLAHQWQVMNVARRLANEGRIVIVVLHDLALAAQWADSIAILHNQRIHAFGRPNAIITDALLRDVWGVQARVRTCEQGRPFVLVDAVTTDMNGSGRQTTTG
- a CDS encoding DUF2218 domain-containing protein, with amino-acid sequence MMTAFQTSTIVQLDNAENVLGQILAHLHEHDLFAVRRDNSWQVDYADAKISFTAQADGLHAQVAAPSESSLYEGRMMVFHHIQEFGNCPPQAIQWQGDNVKLERPPAFRLITVQAVSEIGPHMRACDSALTIWFVTTVRIIFIASSFFRNPVCSIQNGPL
- a CDS encoding siderophore-interacting protein, which codes for MRFGSDDLVRYDREDNIHCKLIFPQPGVLDPEWPTLTANGMPNFPKGDKRLDIRTYTIRRIHAQQGWFEVDFVLHEDAGPGSRWAAQATKGQQIGLSGPGGRTASPAGWMLLAGDETALPAIARIGEALPAATTGVVIIEVQTPADQIPLSMPAGMTVQWLHRAGEPAGTTTLLSDAIQACSIAADADRFVWVGQSFPPLKRYAPGCAIPLAWAARNNWLLHTGVAVWTKHR
- a CDS encoding MFS transporter, which encodes MIWGRSGYVAVVVLLCANSLRAEPGLAEIYLATLLSGLTSGISAPALMAAMPRLVAPHQLAAAGALNALTMELSRLIGPLIAGALLAQIGLAACFLVVLVGAALVPILLARLPRNLLQPEGQTDRMQTVKPPVYVQWRDGLLYVRHNRIIACLLGLDLVMMLFASVHVLMPQLAREVLQGGPQMVGYLYAAPACGALLVALTSGWTRQLARPGRLVVVCALLWGMAIAFTGVAAGGLTQGLPWGVWPILVFLAMAGMPIRRPILFVVPYCRYIRRTPCVVVFPACGFCRAIWGPPWAACRLALWPVCGHRVARW
- a CDS encoding TetR/AcrR family transcriptional regulator — translated: MGRSSRQQAEQNRAEILKAASRLFREHGVDNVSIADIMTAVGLTAGGFYRHFASKEALVNEVLSTVFAQSSERWKQTCDTNREAAHGGLQVLIQQYFRKKQAGQTCPILAFAPHVSHEATGTETVGLYGSHTEELYRHFRAAALQARPPDGKTAMSEQDILVLFAAMVGAGFLAQSVNDQEWIESLKSAVIASTGLSDPEKSQAT